TGGTCGCGATCATCGAGCAGGTCGGCGCCGCCCTCGGCGCCGCGCATGCCGCGGGAATCGTCCACCGCGACGTCAAGCCGGAGAACATTCTCCTGACGCCCAGTGACTTCGCCTACCTCGTCGACTTCGGCATCGCCCAGGACGCCGACACCGCGCAACCGCAGCTGACACAAGTCGGCACCACCGTCGGATCGGTCGCCTATATCGCACCGGAACTCTTCGACGACGAGGAGGCGACATCGGCGAGCGATGTCTACGGTCTTGCCGTCGTCGCATACGAGGCGCTGACCGGGCGTGGACCTCACCCCGCCGCGACGAAGGCGGCGGCGATCAAATCGGCACTGCTGGATACCCCGGTCTTGCCGAGCACGCTCGACCCGAGCCTGCCCGTCGGATTCGACGACGTCCTGCTGCGGGGTCTCGCTCGAGATCCGGCGCAGCGATATGCTGGTGCCGGCGAGTTCGCCGCCGCGGCGCGCGCGGCCCTGGACACCGGCACCGGGTGGAGTGAGACCGAGACCGTGGCGTATCCGGTACCGGATGCTCCGCCGCCGGATGCGCCCACGTGGGACATGACCAAAGCGATGCCGGCGCCGGTGCGGCACACGGGAGCGCAGGTCGGCTCCACGGCCTCGCCACCGCCGACCGGATTGGCGTACGGGGCCTATCCGTCCGGATCGGCGTATGCCGTGACGCCGAAGAGTCGCGGCGGCAACCAGGTTCTCATCGGGGTGCTGGCGGCGCTCGTCGTCGTCGCGTTGGGTGTTGGCGGATACTTTGCGTGGAGTTCGCTGCGCGGGGACTCGGCAGCGTCGCCGCCGGTGACGGTCACCGAGACGACATCGGCCGGACCGGCGATCCCGCCACCGGATTCGGTTCCGTGCGATACGACGGTCGGCGTCGGTACCAGTGTGACGTCCTGTCCGTTCGCCGCTGCGGTGCGTGACGCCTACCTTGCTGCGGGGGCCAAGGGGCAGGCCCGGACGGTGACTGCGTACAGTCCCGTCACCGGTCAGAGTTACAGCATGAGTTGTCTGCCCGAGCAGGGGATCGTGGTGTGTCGCGGCGGCAACGATGCGGTCGTCCATATCTACTAGAGGTATGAGTAGTCGTCGCGCCGTCCCGGCGATCGCCCTGACTGTCGTCGGTCTCTCGGCTGGGTTGCTGTCCTCCGGCTGTGCCTCCGACGGCGAGTCCGATTCGAGCGGCACGTCGTCGAGCGCGTACGCGACCTCGTCGTCGGCACCGGTGTCGACGACGAGGCGTCCGGCACCCGGGCCGTCGCGGGCGAAGGCCTTGGCAGCGCTCGGTGCCGGCGCATTGGGGTTGAACAAGAGCCTCGAGCCGTTGGGGCTGAACCAGAAGGTCGTGGTCGCCATCGCCCCGGTCGGGCGGGTCGACGAGCCCATCGTCATCGGCGACAACAAGCCGGCACAGGTCGCGTGGTCGACGATCAAGGTGCCGTTGGCCATCGCCGCGGAGCGCAAACACCGCGGGCCGATGCCGCAGACGGTCGCCGCCATCGTCGCGTCGGATAACGAGGCAGCGCAGGCGCTGTGGGCTTCGTTGGGCGACGGCCAACAGGCTTCGGCAGCCGTGACGGCGGTGCTCCGCGAGGCCGGCGACCGTCGCACGGTGGTCCCGGCGACCCCGAAGCGCCCGCCGTACACGGTCTTCGGACAGACGACCTGGAGTGCCGAGAACGCCGCCCGCTTCACGGCGGGCATGGCCTGCCTGCCCGACAGCGCCCGGGTGCGACAGCTGATGGGGAAGGTCGACGCCGAGCAACGGTGGGGTGCGGCGACTTTGGGCGCGCGCGCCGGAGTCAAGGGTGGTTGGGGTCCGGGCACGGGCGGCGGCTATGTGGTGCGCCAACTCGCCTTGATCACCCATCGGGACGGATCGCAGACCGCCGCGGCGATCGTCACCTTCGGTTCCGGGACGTCGATGGCGAGCGGGACCTCGGCGTTGAACCACGTCGGCGCCTGGCTGGCGAAGCAGGAAAAGAACCTGCCGCGCGGATACTGCTAGCACCCCACAGCCCGTTCACCGTCTATTCATAGCTTTGGCGCCATTGATTCACCGCAAACCTCGCTGGGGTAACCAAACGGACATTTCGTCTCCGTAACGTTCGGCGCGTTGTCGGGCTCGCAGAGCCCCAAAGCACGCCCTCACGAGGAGAAGAAACGAGAATGAGCGCATTCACCGGTGCCGCAAAGCGCCTGGTCGTCGGTGTGGCTGTGGTTCCCGCCGCGATCGCCGCACTTGCCGTCAGCGGGACGACGACGGCCACTGCCGACACTTTCGTCCGTCTGCCGAACGGCACCGCCAAGTCGGGCGGAATCACCATCATCAAGACCGGCGAAACCGCACGAGTCGCCCCGTCGATTGCCGCCAACGGCGCCGGTCGCTCGGCCTGGCTGTCGGGCAAGGCCAAGGTGCTGGCCCCGCATATCGAGAAGAAGGAAGCCGGCCCCAACAACGGCCCGCGCGGCGAGGATGCGATGCCAGGTTCGAACGGCGCCTCGACGACCGGTGCCGCGGCTTCGCTGACCGTCGGATACGTAGTCGGCTGCCAGGTCAACCTCGGCAACCTCGACGCGGGGATCACCGGTTCGATCCCGAGCCTCGCGAACCCGGAACCCGGCCTAGGCGGAGCCCTCAGCCTTCCGCTGTCGCCGGGCAAGGTGCAGTACGTCACGATCGAGAAGAAGCAGCTCGAAGAGCCGGGCGACTATTTCTTCAACTGGGATCGCGCCCAGCTGGAGATCGCCGGTTGCGCCGGGCACGCCCAGGCCCGGTCTTTCGTGATCGTCGAGACCACCGGTGACAACCACCAGAAGGTCAGCCTCTTCGGCAAGCGCTTCTCCGTCGGCTGATCCCCGCCCACAGACATTTCAGACTCGGAAATAGAGGAACACCATGAATTCGCGTATCACCATGCTGGCCGCGGCCTGCGGCGCCGCTGCCGTCGCGGTCGCTTCGACGCTGATCGCGGCGTCGCCCGCCGACGCCGACACCCGCGTCGTGCTGCCCGCGCAGACCGATACCAAGAAGATGGGCGACGGCACCCTGGTGTCCATGTCGCGCAGCCAGGAGCGGGCCATCGTGAACGCTTCGGTCGGCGGAACCCCGGTGCACCGCAACGCCGCGGTCTCCGGCCAGTACCGCATCCACATCTCCAAGCCGGCGTCGAAAATCCAGCTGCGCGCCGGGTACGTGGTCGGTTGCCAGGTCAACTTCGGCGGTGTGAAGGGCCAGAGCGGCTTCGGCACCCTGGACACCACACCGGCGCCGACGGAGATCAAGCCGACCGTCGGTTCGACGTTCACCCTCGGTCCCGGCCAGGCGACGAATTACTACATCGTCGATACCGAGAAGGCCGACGACTTCGGCAATGAGAAGCACGAGCCGAAGGTGACCTGGAAGAAGAAGGACGACGTGAAGTTCGGGTACTACAACACCCAGCTGACGCTCAACGGCTGCGCCGGCTTCGCCCAGGCGCGGTCGATCGCCAACGTGCTCGTCGAGACCAAGCACGCCACCGAGTACCTCGTCTTCTACGGGCGTCCGTTCTCACTGGGCTGATCTGCTCGCAGGGGAGTTCGACCGGCTCGGGCCGTCACCGGAAGGTGGCGGCCCGAACTGCTATCGCCGTGAAATCCGACATCTATTCCCAATCGGAAAAGTAGTCTCTGTCGGAAAAGTCGACCTAACGAGCCTGTAACAAGCGCTGAGTACGTTTCGGGCACAGCGACTGATTTGTACGGTTCGTGTCAGTGCGGTCAGGGGTTGCGGAAACTGAATTCGATGGATGATATGCGCAGGTGAACATAGGTTTGCCTTACTAGAATCCTCGTGTTTCAATTGGCCGGAACCCCGTCGTCTTCACAGGCTCCGCACGGGAATTTTTCATGTTCACCAAAGGAGAGTGAATTGAGTAAGTATCTGACCCCTGCCCGACGCGTCGCGGTCGGAACCGCGGCAGCCGGTGTCGCGGTGATTGCGGCGACCGCCCTGGTGGCCCCGTCGGCGACCGCCGACGCCCGTTTCAACCTGCCGAACGGTCGGGCTCATGGTGAAGGATTCACCATCTTCCGCACCGGCGAGAAGGTTGTCGTCGGGCCGTCGCTGGCGGCCAACGGTGCCGGCCGCTCGGCCTGGGTCTCTGGCAAGGTGCGCGTAGCGGCCCCGGGGATCGAGACCCGCGAAGCCGGCCCGAACAACGGCCCGCGCGGCGAGGATGAGCTGCCGGGCTCGAACGGTACGTCGACGACCGATGCCGCCGCGACGCTCTCGATCGGCTACGTCGTCGGATGCCAGGTGGATATCGGCACGATGGGGGCTGGTCTGAGCGGATTCGGTACGGATCCCGGTCAGGAGATCACGTCGCTGGGTGGGTCGTTTTCGTTGCCGCTAGCCCCAGGCAAGATCGTCTACGCGCAGATCGAGAAGAAGCAGCTGCAGAAGCCGGGGACTTACTACTTCTACTGGCAGCGCTCGCAGATGGAGATCCAGGGCTGCGGCGGCTATGCGCAGGCCCGCTCCATGGTGACGGTGGAGCGCACCGGTATCGACCACGACAAGGTTTCCCTCTGGGGTAAGCCCTTCTCCATCGGCTGACCGCGGCCCCGACTCACATAGACCAGAAGGAATGAACATGATCAAGAATGTGAAACGTGCTGCGGTGGCAGCGGCGGCCGTCGGTGCTTCCGTGGCCGTGGGCATGACTCTGCTGACCCCGGTCGCGCAGGCCGACACCCGGATTGTGCTTCCCAAGGAGACGCAGACCGCTCGAATGGGTGATGGCACCGTGGTGACCTTCACCCGTCTGCGCGAGCGTGCCACCATCAACCCGTCGATGGGTGGAACGCCACTGCACCGCAACGCCTGGATCTCGGGCAAGTTCTCGGTGCGCACCTCGCAGAAGGTGGACAACATCGAGATCAATCCCGGCTACATCGTCGCTTGCCAGGTCAATCTGGGCGGCGCAACCGGAAACCTCGGTGATGACGCGCTACTCAACGGAATCCCCGGCACTGGTGGCCAGGTCGAGCTCGGCCCCGGCCAGGCTCGGGCCTACTACCTGACCGACTGGGAGCACGCCGACGACTTCGCTGCCGAGAAGCACGACACGAAGACGTCGACCAAGGACACCAACCGCGCGAACTTCGGCTACACCAACCAGCAGCTGAGCCTGGCCGGTTGCGGCGGCTATGCGCAGGCCCGTTCGTTCGCGACGATCCTCGTCGAGACCGAGATGGCCTCGCAGCAGATGAGCTTCTACGGACGCCCCTTCTCGTTGGGCTGATGTAGCAGCACCTCACGCTGACCAGCGCCCCGGCAACCACAAGGTTGCCGGGGCGCTGTCCTATGCGGCGGTAGTACGGCCGACGGTGGTCGTGCGGATCCGGGTACCGACACGGTGGTCGAGTGGATCCGAGGCGCGAGCCAGATGGGTGGTCGAGTGGATCCGAGGCGCGAGCCAGATGGGTGGTCGAGTGGATCCGAGGCGCGAGCCAGATGGGTGGTCGAGTGGATCCGAGGACCGACACGGTGGTCGAGTGGATCCGAGGCGCGAGCCAGTTGGGTGGTCGAGTGGATCCGAGGCGCTAGCCGAGGAGCCGTATCGAGACCTCGTGAGTCGAAGTCGGATCGTGGACCACGGCCATCGAACGGGGTGTTGCGCGTCTCACACCTCATTGGTAGTATAGAACATACATTCGAACCAGCGATGCGAGGGGGCAGCGATGACCGGGACAGCAGCGGTCGTGTTGCCGGACTCGCCTCGCGAGCTGGCCGAGCTGCTGGACGCGGTCGTGGTGAAACTCGCCTCGGCCCCGTTGGCACTGGCGTCAGATGCCGAGGTGGTGTCGACGGTCGAAGCGTTGGAGCGGGTGTGGCGGCGGGCCGATGCGGTGAATGCCGGCGTATTCGTCGAGATCAGTGATCGCGCCCTGTGGGAGCCGCTGGGTTACAAGAAGGTCCGCGACTTCTACAGCGTCCACCTGCGCCTGGGGACGACGGAGGCCGCGCGTCGCGAAGCCGTCGCCGCAGCGATCGGTCGGTTGAACTCGATGACCGGCGAGCGGCTGCCACCCAAACGCGAACCGTTGGCCGACGCAGTCGCCGCGGGTGAGGTGTCGGCCAGCCATGTCCGCGAAGTCGAGGCGATCCTCGCGAAGATCCCGCATGCGGCCTCGGCCGCCGATGTGGATGTCGCGGTGACGGTATTGACCGAGACCGCCAAAGCCACCACCCCGGAGGATCTGCGCAAACCCGGACAGCACATCCTGGCCCATCTGGACCCCGACGGCTCGCTGACCGACGACACCGACCGGCAACGTCGCCGTGGGTTGACCCTGGGCCGGCAAGGCACCGATCTGATGAGCAAGATTTCCGGCTACGTGACCCCCGAGGTGCGGGCCAAGTTGGAGGTGTTGCTCGACAACTGGGCCGCCCCCGGCATGAACAACCCCGACGACGATCCCGAACTGCGCCTCCGCGGACCGGCACCACACCGACCAGCACCAGACGGATCGTCGGCCGGTGGTGGTGCAGCCGACGATGCCGGCAGGCAGGTGCTGATCGAGGCCCGCCGCCGTGACAACCGGTCGGCGGCCCAACGCAACCACGACGCCCTCGACGCCGGCCTGGACTGGATCCTGGGACACCAAGCGCTGGGCAAGCCGGATCGGATTCCGGCCGAGCTGGTGATCACCGTCGACGAGAACGACCTCGCGCGTCGTGCCGGAGTGGCGGTCACGGCGACCGGCGCGATGATCCCGGTCAACAACCTGATCACACTCGCAGCTGATTCGACGCCCTGGCTGGCGGTGTTCAAACACCACACCCGTAGCGTGATCGACTTCGGACGCGGTCGACGATTGGCGACCAAGACCCAACGATTGGCGTTGTTCGCCTCCGAACCGGGCTGCACCATGCCCGGTTGCACCGAACCCTTCTCCCGCACCCAAGCCCACCACGCCACACTGGACTACGCCCGCGGCGGATCGACCGATGTCGCCGACATGACCGGGGCATGCGGCCCGCACAACCGGGCCGTCGGAGCCAAGCCCGGCCAATGGGAAACCACGGTGCTCACCGACGGACCCGACGAAGGACGAACCGGCTGGCGACGCACCGGCTCCGACGAACCATTCCGGGTCAACCATGTCCACGACCCGCGCGCTTACCTACGCGCAACCGTATTCGACCCCGACCAGACCACACGCCCAGACCAGACAACCGGCGCCGACGGTGACACAGCGCCACCGACCACGCCGGTCATGAAACGCATCCGACCCGACGAACGCTGGGGGCCACCGCGAGTAGGGAGCGCCGACACTGTCGACCGATCTTCGCCGGTCGAAGCAGCCTTGGCACTGCTCGTCGCCGCTTGATGGTTGGTGCCAACTCTCTTGCGCGCGTTGGCATTTCGTCTTGCGAGGTCTCGATACACCTTCTCGGCTAGCGCCTCGAAGGCACTCGACCAGCGTGTCTAGCCTCGGTGTCTAGCGCCTCGAAGGCATTCGACCAACGCGTCTAGCGCCACGGATCCACTTGACCACCGGGGAAGCACCCCGGACTGCTGTGGCCGGGGTCAGCGCCAGCGTCGGGTGGTCGTCTCGATGACGTTCAGCGTCGTCGAAAATGCCGGGGAGCGTGGAGAGATGAGCGCGATGTGGTTTGCGCCCGGTACCTCGACCAAGCGGACGCGGGCACCGGGGCAGCGCACCCGGGACATGAATGCGCGCACGTTGCTGATGGGAACGGTGCGGTCGGCTGTGCCGTGTACGGCCACGATCGGCACCCGGGGGCACCCGATCGCCGCGGGATCGGCCGAGCTGTAGCGCTGCGGCTGCTGATCGGGGGATCCGCCCAGGAAGGCGGCGACGTTGCGGTCGCCGTTGCGCGCGGCCACGGTGAGCGCCAGCGGAGCGGAAATCGCGATCACCGCGGCCGGCCGCAGACGCATGTGCTGAGCGGCCCACACCGCGAGCTGCCCGCCCGAGCTGTGCCCGACGAGGAACACCGAACGACTCACCTGCGGGTACAGCACGGAGAGCGCGGTCGCGAAATCGGCTGCCGCGGCGGCGTCGTCCAACGTCTTGCGCCAGCTGCCGCCGGCACCGATCCGCCGGTACTCCACGTTGTAGACGGCAAAGCCGTGCTCGGTCAGGGTGCGTGCCAGACGCGACGTGCTCGACCGGGCGATGTGGCTGCGCCAGGCGCCGCCGTGGAACAACACGATCAGCGGCGCCTGACCCTGCACATGTGACGGCAGATAGAGGTCCCCGACGTTCTGCGTGGACTCCCCGTCGAGGGTCGGATAGGGCAGCCGGATCGACTGTGACGGGGGAGCGCCGAGCGCGGTCGACTGGTTCCACCCGACGGGCAGCGCGCACGCGGCGGCGAGCAGGCAGGCACCGATCAGCAGGACGAGGATTCTTTGCACACCGAAGATACTGCTGCATGCCCGCTGAGACCTCGCTGAGACCCCTCCGTTATCGGTTCTCAGCCTGCTTCAGACTCCTCCAAGGCCGTCGCTCGCACCCTGGGATCAGATCGTCGCCAACGACGGTCCGCGCCCGACAATCAAGGAGTTGACATGCGCAAACTCATCACCGTTCGACCGATGTGGTTCGTCGCCGCCGCGGCGACAGTGGTCCTCGGCACCGGAGCCGGTCTGGGGATCGCCCACGCGGTGACCGGGGGATCGGCCCCGTCGATCACGAATCACCACCACCATCACGACAAGGCCACCAAGGGCAAGGACACACAGAACCGTCCGGACATCCCCGGGGTGCCCGACCGTCCCGAACCGGGCGACGTCCCCGACTGAGGCGATGGTCGACTACCAGCCGCCGGGGACGGTCTTCGCCGTCCCCGGCCTCGCGTCAAACCCGAACTCAGCGTCTCCACAGCCCCGCACGGGCATGGTGGAGGACATGCGCATTCTCCTCGTCGAGGACGATGTCAACGTCGCCGAGACCGTCCGCCGCATGATGGTGGCGGAGGGGTGGGTCGTCGACGTCGTCCACGATGGCACCGCGGGCCTGGAAAAGATCCTCTCCGAGCGATTCGACATCGTCGTCCTCGACATCATGATGCCCGGCCGCAACGGCTACGAGGTCGTCCGCGAGGCGCGGGCCGCCGGTGTCTGGACGCCGGTCCTCATGCTCACGGCGAAGGACGGCGAGTACGACCAGGCCGATGCCTTCGACTTCGGCGCCGACGACTACCTGACGAAACCGTTCTCCTCGGTCGTGCTCACCGCCCGCCTTCGCGCACTCGCCCGTCGCACCGCGCCGGAGCGCCCCGCGATCCTCACCGCCGGCGACCTCACCCTCGACCCGGCGGCGCATATCGTCAGGCGCGGCGACCAAGAACTCACCCTCACCCCGCGCGAATTCTCACTCCTCGCATTCCTCATGCGGAACAAGGGCGCCGTGGTGACGAAGACGGAGATCCTCGACGCCGTGTGGGATGTCAACTACCACGGCGACGAGAACGTCGTCGAGGTCTACGTCAGCTACCTGCGCCGCCGCATCGACACCCCGTTCAATCGCAAGGCGATCGAGACGGTGCGCGGCGTCGGCTACCGGCTCTCACCCGCCGGCTGAGATCCCCGATCACCAGGGGCAGGCGGAACCCGACGGCCGCACCGTGCCCGGAACCGCCGGCACCGTCGGAGCCGCCGGACGCATCGCCGACGATCACCTCCCCGTCGTGGGCGGTCACGATCTCGCTGACGATGGCCAACCCCAGACCGGAGCCACCGGTGCGCCGTCCGCGCGCCTGATCCAGGCGCACGAACCGCTCCAGCACCCGTGCCTTGTCCGCGTCGGGGATGCCGGGCCCGTCGTCGGCAACGGTCACCGTCACCGACTCGTCGTCGACGGCCATCTCGACGGCGATGCGGGTCACCGCGTGGCGCACCGCGTTGTCGACGATGTTGCGCAGCGCGCGGGCGACCTTCTCCCCGTCGACGCTGACCCGCGCCGGACGCAGGTGCGCATCGACGACGAGATCGGTCAGCGCCGTCACCCGCGCGACCTCGGCGCCCACGATGTCGTCGAGGTCGGTCTCGG
This genomic interval from Gordonia sp. X0973 contains the following:
- a CDS encoding serine/threonine-protein kinase produces the protein MADGDRTGSTFGRYELGELLGRGGMGEVYRAVDTEKDRTVALKLLPAALAADDSYVERFRRESRAVARLDEPHIIPIHDFGEIDGTLYLDMRIVDGADLRSTIRGTGKLAPPRVVAIIEQVGAALGAAHAAGIVHRDVKPENILLTPSDFAYLVDFGIAQDADTAQPQLTQVGTTVGSVAYIAPELFDDEEATSASDVYGLAVVAYEALTGRGPHPAATKAAAIKSALLDTPVLPSTLDPSLPVGFDDVLLRGLARDPAQRYAGAGEFAAAARAALDTGTGWSETETVAYPVPDAPPPDAPTWDMTKAMPAPVRHTGAQVGSTASPPPTGLAYGAYPSGSAYAVTPKSRGGNQVLIGVLAALVVVALGVGGYFAWSSLRGDSAASPPVTVTETTSAGPAIPPPDSVPCDTTVGVGTSVTSCPFAAAVRDAYLAAGAKGQARTVTAYSPVTGQSYSMSCLPEQGIVVCRGGNDAVVHIY
- a CDS encoding serine hydrolase; its protein translation is MSSRRAVPAIALTVVGLSAGLLSSGCASDGESDSSGTSSSAYATSSSAPVSTTRRPAPGPSRAKALAALGAGALGLNKSLEPLGLNQKVVVAIAPVGRVDEPIVIGDNKPAQVAWSTIKVPLAIAAERKHRGPMPQTVAAIVASDNEAAQALWASLGDGQQASAAVTAVLREAGDRRTVVPATPKRPPYTVFGQTTWSAENAARFTAGMACLPDSARVRQLMGKVDAEQRWGAATLGARAGVKGGWGPGTGGGYVVRQLALITHRDGSQTAAAIVTFGSGTSMASGTSALNHVGAWLAKQEKNLPRGYC
- a CDS encoding MspA family porin: MSAFTGAAKRLVVGVAVVPAAIAALAVSGTTTATADTFVRLPNGTAKSGGITIIKTGETARVAPSIAANGAGRSAWLSGKAKVLAPHIEKKEAGPNNGPRGEDAMPGSNGASTTGAAASLTVGYVVGCQVNLGNLDAGITGSIPSLANPEPGLGGALSLPLSPGKVQYVTIEKKQLEEPGDYFFNWDRAQLEIAGCAGHAQARSFVIVETTGDNHQKVSLFGKRFSVG
- a CDS encoding MspA family porin — translated: MNSRITMLAAACGAAAVAVASTLIAASPADADTRVVLPAQTDTKKMGDGTLVSMSRSQERAIVNASVGGTPVHRNAAVSGQYRIHISKPASKIQLRAGYVVGCQVNFGGVKGQSGFGTLDTTPAPTEIKPTVGSTFTLGPGQATNYYIVDTEKADDFGNEKHEPKVTWKKKDDVKFGYYNTQLTLNGCAGFAQARSIANVLVETKHATEYLVFYGRPFSLG
- a CDS encoding MspA family porin, whose amino-acid sequence is MSKYLTPARRVAVGTAAAGVAVIAATALVAPSATADARFNLPNGRAHGEGFTIFRTGEKVVVGPSLAANGAGRSAWVSGKVRVAAPGIETREAGPNNGPRGEDELPGSNGTSTTDAAATLSIGYVVGCQVDIGTMGAGLSGFGTDPGQEITSLGGSFSLPLAPGKIVYAQIEKKQLQKPGTYYFYWQRSQMEIQGCGGYAQARSMVTVERTGIDHDKVSLWGKPFSIG
- a CDS encoding MspA family porin, with the translated sequence MKRAAVAAAAVGASVAVGMTLLTPVAQADTRIVLPKETQTARMGDGTVVTFTRLRERATINPSMGGTPLHRNAWISGKFSVRTSQKVDNIEINPGYIVACQVNLGGATGNLGDDALLNGIPGTGGQVELGPGQARAYYLTDWEHADDFAAEKHDTKTSTKDTNRANFGYTNQQLSLAGCGGYAQARSFATILVETEMASQQMSFYGRPFSLG
- a CDS encoding HNH endonuclease signature motif containing protein, whose product is MTGTAAVVLPDSPRELAELLDAVVVKLASAPLALASDAEVVSTVEALERVWRRADAVNAGVFVEISDRALWEPLGYKKVRDFYSVHLRLGTTEAARREAVAAAIGRLNSMTGERLPPKREPLADAVAAGEVSASHVREVEAILAKIPHAASAADVDVAVTVLTETAKATTPEDLRKPGQHILAHLDPDGSLTDDTDRQRRRGLTLGRQGTDLMSKISGYVTPEVRAKLEVLLDNWAAPGMNNPDDDPELRLRGPAPHRPAPDGSSAGGGAADDAGRQVLIEARRRDNRSAAQRNHDALDAGLDWILGHQALGKPDRIPAELVITVDENDLARRAGVAVTATGAMIPVNNLITLAADSTPWLAVFKHHTRSVIDFGRGRRLATKTQRLALFASEPGCTMPGCTEPFSRTQAHHATLDYARGGSTDVADMTGACGPHNRAVGAKPGQWETTVLTDGPDEGRTGWRRTGSDEPFRVNHVHDPRAYLRATVFDPDQTTRPDQTTGADGDTAPPTTPVMKRIRPDERWGPPRVGSADTVDRSSPVEAALALLVAA
- a CDS encoding S9 family peptidase — translated: MQRILVLLIGACLLAAACALPVGWNQSTALGAPPSQSIRLPYPTLDGESTQNVGDLYLPSHVQGQAPLIVLFHGGAWRSHIARSSTSRLARTLTEHGFAVYNVEYRRIGAGGSWRKTLDDAAAAADFATALSVLYPQVSRSVFLVGHSSGGQLAVWAAQHMRLRPAAVIAISAPLALTVAARNGDRNVAAFLGGSPDQQPQRYSSADPAAIGCPRVPIVAVHGTADRTVPISNVRAFMSRVRCPGARVRLVEVPGANHIALISPRSPAFSTTLNVIETTTRRWR
- a CDS encoding response regulator transcription factor encodes the protein MRILLVEDDVNVAETVRRMMVAEGWVVDVVHDGTAGLEKILSERFDIVVLDIMMPGRNGYEVVREARAAGVWTPVLMLTAKDGEYDQADAFDFGADDYLTKPFSSVVLTARLRALARRTAPERPAILTAGDLTLDPAAHIVRRGDQELTLTPREFSLLAFLMRNKGAVVTKTEILDAVWDVNYHGDENVVEVYVSYLRRRIDTPFNRKAIETVRGVGYRLSPAG